The segment CATTTATTCTCCAGTCTGCAACGCTACATCCCTGCATCATAGACACTTCTCTGTGCCCCCGTATAACTGTATCGCTCATCATACTCCTTGTACAACTGGGAGTTTGATTCTCATCCACATTAGTTGCGTGCTAGACGTTAGACTTGTGCTGAGGAATCCCTAGGAAACTCCAACTGGAACATAAAATGAATGCGTAGAATTCCAAACTGTGAACTCAGAATTCCATTGACTCTAAAGAGTCTATAGGACATGATAGCCCTTCTTCTTGCTCTGGATATGGTTCTAGGTCTAGAGGAATTCCTTGGTTCTTCAAGATCATATGGGCATTCATAAACTTTTGGAGGTATTTAGATGTGTAAAGCCAGTGATGTTTCAATACGTCTTCCATCTCATAGAACTTGGACTGCCTGGCATTCATCTTACGGAAACGCCTGAATAACTTGTTGCCAGATTCATTGCCCTCACTAGCCCAAGCCCCAATAGAACCATCACGTTCAATGATCTCTGGTACATGGGCTAGAGTCTTGTGGAAGTAATTGGTTATTTTGCCCTCATACTTATACTTAAACTTGGTGGAGAGCAGCTCTGCAAAGCGCTGAGAGTGGTAACTGTATTGGCACAGCAGCTCTGGGCATTCTTTGGCTGGGCAAGAAGAGCGCCACACCGGTTTCATTTTGAGATACAAGTCCATAAGCTCTTTGAGAGCCACTTTCCTTTCTTCGCAATGTATCAGTTCACAGACCGCCTCCGCTGTTTCCTTGGTCATGAGTTTCCGAGCAAAGTTTCCATTCATTCTCATAATGGGCTTAAGGTTCATTTTTTTACGTAGGTGCTTATCTAGTGTCActtgccatttctttctctcttcttTGGTGGCATCTGGATTTTTGTAGACCTCACCAATTTCTAGCTGGAATATCCTGAAGAACTCTGCGGCATTTCCAATGTCACAGTGCAAAGCATCAATGGACGGGACAGTTTCAATGAATGCCTTTGCAGAAACTCCTTTCACTCTGTCACGAAGCTCATCAGCAGACTCATGGTAGGGATTAGCTCTCCAAGTCTCGTAGCGCTGTAAATTCTCGCTGTGGCTTCTAGTGATGGAATGGAACACCAGGTTCTGAGAAGCTTCAAGGCGGGTGGCGTCACAGAGAGTGCAGATATAGACAGAGCCTGAGGCCTCAAGACCTTCTACTTCCCGCACCAGCTTTTCATCGTACCCTGTACCACGGAATATAAATTTGAAATTTCTGAGTATTCCTCCAATCTCCAGCATGAGGTCACTGGACTTCATGGCCTCTCTTTCTGCGATCAGGGGGCTAAGGATGGCCGTCAGTGTTTCATGGTCTGATTCATCAGCGAGCATTAGGCACAGAGGTTTACAACAAAGTTCAGAGTTTGGTTTGGTCTCTTCAAAAATCCGAACAGTTCCATTGTTGTTGGGGACGCCAATAGTCATGATGGTAAATGAGAAGCGGACTGCCTTCTCAGGCACTGCTGGACCACAACCATGTTTCTCACTAACATCTCCCATTCCATCACAAGATTCTTTAACCACCACAGTAAAAGGACCAGTCAAGTATTCTTCTAAGTCTAGAGATTTCAAGCCTTCAAGGATGTTCTCTTCCATATCTTTCAAAGCTGAAACCAAAGCTGCATCATATCTAAACCTTTTGGagatagtatccacaggatattcaTCCACAGAGCGATTCAGTCCTGAAAGGCCATCAATTATCCCAACATCTGTGTTGGAAGAAACGTTCTTCAAAGGTGGTTTCCATTCAAAAGGATGATACCCTGGCAGCAGGGCTTTCTCAGCATTTCTCAGGGCATGGAGCGGCTGAAAGATCTGGCGCCTAGTTGTGGCTTTGACTGTCCTGTACATTTTGTGGTACTGGCTGCAGCTCAGAAAGGTGTTTACTCGTATCGCAAGGCAAACGGCAGATGGGAGACCTGCTCCTCTTCCTTCCATGATGGCCTCTAACTCATCTGCCTGACGGTGCTCATTTCCTGCTCTTAGAGCCAGCAGAAAGAGGGTCAAGCATACTGATTTAACATCGCCGCCTTCTTCTTTGTCACAAAAAGCTTTCACTTGCATCTTTAGATCTCTGAGCCGGTGCTTTTGGGCTCTCCTTGTCAGAGAGAGCAGATGCTGTCTGGGTCGTCCACCTTTGTTGATATGTGCATAGGCCTCTTTGCCCTTGATCTCTTTGTGTTTGGAGATATGCTGAGAGTATTTTCCTAGGGAGATTTCCTCATCACATCCAGTGACACTGCATTTTAACATTAAAGAATTAAGAATATTGAGAAAGGACTTCACAGGAGTTGTCAGATCAGTGGGAAAGCAGGTGTACCTACAGGCCGGACAGTAGCAGCCCATGACCTTTATA is part of the Pseudophryne corroboree isolate aPseCor3 chromosome 11, aPseCor3.hap2, whole genome shotgun sequence genome and harbors:
- the RAG1 gene encoding V(D)J recombination-activating protein 1 — protein: MESPVVNTTLNLVSNETQPSYAKFSEWKFKLFRVKSLERTPSQEQSDDSGVSCTSLQEKSPYFDVNPQGSSPESSSSSHAEDQGQEASLIDNNEAELKRMGEDAHTAILQHLCRICGVSFKMGQQGRSYPVHGPVDNDTQEVLRRKEKKATSWPDLISKVFKIDVRGDLDTTHPTRFCHNCWSIMHRKFSNNSSEVYFPRNKAVEWMPHSATCDICNTSKNWGKRKGAFQQNSHQAKKRKLNVEHGKKNKSGNNSSLWKRNNTINQIKVSCKKIHLDTSLLIVDYPSDFIKSVTCRVCEHILSDPVQTVCKHLFCRICILKYIKVMGCYCPACRYTCFPTDLTTPVKSFLNILNSLMLKCSVTGCDEEISLGKYSQHISKHKEIKGKEAYAHINKGGRPRQHLLSLTRRAQKHRLRDLKMQVKAFCDKEEGGDVKSVCLTLFLLALRAGNEHRQADELEAIMEGRGAGLPSAVCLAIRVNTFLSCSQYHKMYRTVKATTRRQIFQPLHALRNAEKALLPGYHPFEWKPPLKNVSSNTDVGIIDGLSGLNRSVDEYPVDTISKRFRYDAALVSALKDMEENILEGLKSLDLEEYLTGPFTVVVKESCDGMGDVSEKHGCGPAVPEKAVRFSFTIMTIGVPNNNGTVRIFEETKPNSELCCKPLCLMLADESDHETLTAILSPLIAEREAMKSSDLMLEIGGILRNFKFIFRGTGYDEKLVREVEGLEASGSVYICTLCDATRLEASQNLVFHSITRSHSENLQRYETWRANPYHESADELRDRVKGVSAKAFIETVPSIDALHCDIGNAAEFFRIFQLEIGEVYKNPDATKEERKKWQVTLDKHLRKKMNLKPIMRMNGNFARKLMTKETAEAVCELIHCEERKVALKELMDLYLKMKPVWRSSCPAKECPELLCQYSYHSQRFAELLSTKFKYKYEGKITNYFHKTLAHVPEIIERDGSIGAWASEGNESGNKLFRRFRKMNARQSKFYEMEDVLKHHWLYTSKYLQKFMNAHMILKNQGIPLDLEPYPEQEEGLSCPIDSLESMEF